A single window of [Clostridium] hylemonae DSM 15053 DNA harbors:
- a CDS encoding adaptor protein MecA — protein MKIEKLNDNQIRCTLTRADLAARQLQLSELAYGTEKAKSLFHDMMQQAAFEFGFEAEDIPLMIEAIPASSDSIVLIITKVEDPEELDTRFSKFSPSPGGDWDSKKNEAPDKLDGAETLLDLLGKVKEKIGTQEETSGEDTKEVQKTSLRLFSFATMDSVIQAARLLSGMYNGSNTLYKDHGEDVYILALTQSDHTTNDFNRICNMLSEYGSLEKASGATLAFLEEHCEILISADAVQKLAVI, from the coding sequence ATGAAGATTGAAAAACTCAATGACAATCAGATACGCTGTACTTTAACGCGTGCCGATCTGGCAGCCCGCCAGTTACAATTGAGTGAGCTTGCCTATGGAACCGAGAAAGCTAAGTCACTTTTCCATGATATGATGCAACAGGCAGCCTTTGAATTTGGTTTTGAGGCGGAGGATATACCGTTAATGATCGAGGCTATACCCGCTTCTTCCGATTCTATCGTGCTGATAATTACTAAAGTCGAGGACCCTGAGGAACTCGATACCCGTTTTTCAAAGTTTTCACCATCTCCGGGTGGTGACTGGGATTCAAAGAAAAATGAGGCCCCTGACAAACTGGATGGCGCCGAGACTCTCCTGGACCTGCTTGGCAAGGTAAAAGAGAAGATCGGCACACAGGAGGAAACCTCCGGTGAAGATACAAAAGAAGTCCAGAAAACAAGCCTCCGCTTATTCTCATTTGCAACAATGGACAGTGTCATTCAGGCTGCGCGCCTGCTTAGCGGCATGTACAACGGTTCCAACACCCTGTACAAAGACCATGGCGAAGACGTATACATTCTGGCTCTGACACAATCAGACCATACAACGAATGATTTTAACCGCATATGTAATATGCTGTCGGAATATGGCTCTTTGGAAAAGGCTTCCGGCGCAACGCTGGCGTTTCTGGAAGAACATTGTGAGATTCTGATATCTGCTGATGCAGTGCAGAAGCTTGCGGTAATTTAA